The Drosophila biarmipes strain raj3 chromosome X, RU_DBia_V1.1, whole genome shotgun sequence genome includes the window CAGCGGATCGAAGTTTTCCATGTTGCAGACGGTGATGCAGTTGTCGTAGGCATCGCGCACCACCTCGTACTCCACCTCCTTCCAGCCCTTGAGCGATTTGTCCACGATCAGCTGGCTGGAGTGGGCCAGGGCCTGTTGGGCCAGGCTCTGCAGCTCCTGCTCGTTGTTGGCAAAGCCGGAGCCCAGACCGCCCAGCGAGAAGGCGGCCCGAGCCATCACCGGGTAGCCCAGACGGCTGGCCGCATCCAAGGCCTCCGCCACCGAGTAGACCGCCTCCGACGGAGCCACCTGCTCGCCAATCTCGTTCACCCGGTCCGCGAAGAGCTTGCGATCCTCCGTCTCGATGATGGACTGGATGGGCGTGCCCAGGATGCGCACGTTGTACTTGGCGAAGACCCCGGCCCGCTCCAGTTCCACGCCGCAATTGAGCGCCGTCTGGCCGCCGAAGGTGAGCAGCACTCCGTTCGGCCGCTCCGACTTGATCACCTGCTCCACGTAGTGCGGAGTGAGGGGCAGGAAGTAGCACTTGTCGGCCATTCCCTTGGAGGTCTGCACGGTGGCTATGTTCGGGTTGATCAGCACCGTCTGGATGTTCGACTCCCGCATGGCCTTGATGGCCTGCGAGCCGGAGTAGTCGAACTCGCCGGCCTGGCCAATGGACAGTCCGCCGGAGCCGAGGATCAGCACCTTGCGCGGCTTGGCCGGAGCGGGTTCTTCGGCGACCCGGCTGGGACGCAGTCGCTGCTCGATCAGCTGCGGAATGGTCACGTCCTTGTTGGTGATGCTCTCCAGGAAGACGTCGAACAGGAACTCCGTGTCCTGCGGCCCGGCATGATGCTCCGGATGGAACTGGACCGAGAAGTACGGCTTGGTGGCATGCACAATGCCCTCGTTGGTGCCATCGTTAGCGTTCACGAACAGCTCCGACCAACCGGCGGGCAGCTGCTCCAGGTCGACGGCGTAGCCGTGGTTCTGCGAGGTCATCAGACAGCGCCCGGTTCCGCGGTGCAGGCAGGGCAGGTTGTGGCCCCGATTGCCGTACTTCATCTTGTACGTGGAGCAGCCGATGGCCTTCGCCAGCAGCTGGTGGCCCAGGCAAATGCCGAACACGGGCTTTGTGCCCTCCTCGATCACTTTGCGGACCTTAAAAGAGGGAATAATATCGTTTTAGTAAGGGCTTTGTACTTCGGTTGGTTACTTTTGTATCTTaactacaaaatgttttttaaaaacaaccattgttatatatttcaacaatTTAGAACTTTAGATAATACATTGAAAAGTTTATAGCTTAGGTAAAAATCACTATCAATTActtctaattttttaattcaatattgTAAAGCActtaaaaagttaataaaacaaaactggGTTCAAATCCTACTGTTAGCCAATATTTTTCggtttcagaaatatttaatccTAACTTTTCTGTCAAACgtaaattgttaaatatatcAATTGTTATATTCTACTAGTGTGGAGTGCGaggagatggagatatgcaaGCAGCAAAGCGACATTTTCCAATACGGCACAGAACGCAACAGCGCCACCTAGCGTTGGTTTCATTGTTTATaacttataactttttaatggaTGGTCCTATATGAACCATTTTTGTCATGAAGAACGAATCTGATATTGCCCGAATAAAGTATTGGGAAAAATGCCAGATCTTAATAATCTGCGCggcaaatttcaaaaaataatcctaaaaataaaaacacaaaggtGGTCATGTTGATATGGAAGTTCaaataattgaattcaaaaattacttTAAGTTACCCCTGCGTCCTACTTCAGAATTGTTCGTTTATATATAAACAGCGTGTTTCAGTTTCAAAGCAGTAAATAATAAACGTGGTGGAATGTTTTCATACTGGCGAAGTCTCTTTGGCTCGAAGCCCATCAAAACGGAGGGCACACGCCGCGCAGCCGACGGAATGCAGCTGGAAGCCATTGTTGACCTGAACGAGGAGGTAGATCCCATCGTCAAGCTACTGGTCGACGAGAACAATGTCCCCAACAAGTGTCCCATCTGTTTGGAACCGCCTGAGGAGCCGATGGCCCCCGTTTGTGGGCACATCTTCTGCGGGGAATGCCTGACCCAAGCACTGAAGCTGTTCAAAAACTGTCCCATGTGCAAGAAAAGTGCGCAGAGTTTCATTCGCCTGTATACTTATCGACCTTGATATGTTGTCTCTAATGCTTAAAAATGTGTATTCGATTTAGAAGATCGAATATTGAAAGATATTGAAATAAACCAAGCCAaggaacatttttaaattgaattgttgTTAGTCGACTTGGTGAATTCCTTAGAAAGTTATGACCAAATGATGAGTGGTAAAATGGGAATAAAAgtcaattttcaaaaatatttacttcaACTAAACGCAGCTGCTTCTGTACCTACAAGTCACCTATTTCATCCTAGGTACTTCCCACTCCCCATTTGGAATTACGCAGGCTTCCACACCCATCCCTCTTCGACTCACCTGTTGGACGACCTCGTCGCAGCTCTCCGGATCGCCGGGACCGTTGGACAGAAAGAGGGCGTCGAACTGCTCCTCCTCGAGGCGGGCGCTCCAGGGGAGCAGGGTCACCGAGGCGCCACGCTGCAGCAGGCAGCGCAGCTGGTTGAGCTTCAGTCCGCAGTCCAGGATGGCGATGCGGGGTCCCTTGCCCTGGGGGTCCCCGTACACCCGTCGCTCCTTCACACTGCACTCCAAGGCCAGGTTCCTGGTGTTCGGGTCCAGGAAACTGGACTTCTGCAGCCCCTCGGCCGGCGGCTTCTCGTAGACAATCCTGCCCAGCAGGCTGCCCTGCTCCCTGAGCTTCTTGGTCAGGGCACGGGTGTCGATGCCACTGATGCCAGGCACCTTGTGCATTTCCAGCCACTCGGGCAGAGTCTTCCACTTGCGCCAGTGCCAGGCCTCGTTGGCCACCTCGCCGACCACCAAGGCGGTGGCCTGGACGACGCCCTTCATCCACTCAAAGTGCAGCGGCAGGCCGTGCTCGTCCTCGTCCGGAGCCGGAACGCCGTAGTTGCCGATCAGGGGGTAGGTCAGCACCAGGATCTGGCCGCTGTACGAGCGGTCCGTCAGCGCCTCCGTGTAGCCGACCATGCCCGTCTGGAAGACCACCTCGCCGCCGACGCCACCTCCAGCCTTGTCCTCTGGCACGTGGCCAAAGGAGTAGCCCGGCATCACGGTGCCGTCCTCCAACGCCAGGAAACAGTTTGCAGAGGACATCTTGGATGGGTTGCTGGCGGAGATCAGAGATCAGAGGGCTTAGTAATCTTTCATAGCTTCAAGGCGTGACAGCTTTTTGTGGCAATACAAACTCAACAAAATGTtatccaataaaataaaataaaattaaattaaaaaataaaatccttaaaaacaTAGAATTAAGAAGAACTATAAAAATGAGTCTTTATATTTAAAGGGCTATTCAAAATAGACATTCTATTTTAATAACTctcatattttaaagttttagaaaatatattttactgcAAAGACAAGAACATTTAAAAGGAGttttaaacaaattcaaatattatttttgccaataaaaatcTGTTTGGAAATGGAGAGATATGATACATACTCTCCGCTATCACATTTCATGTGAAAACATAAACAAGCTAAGTTCATATCGAATGGGCATCATATCACTCCAAGGGGAAGGGAGTAAACAAAATGGGGGACCGAGTGTGTGATAGCGACAGACTCTTCAACGACTTTAATTAACGAGCTGTGCTATCGACCAGCAAATAGACAGGTATTGCTGGAAAACCACAACACCCGCAGTTAAGGCTCCAAAATAGGAACGTACCATTGATTTCGAAGCTCTGATGGTGGTtactttttgcatttttcgaaatatatataaattatattcaattattgaaaaagaaaGTTAACAAATAGTTATCAGGAAAATGTTACTGatcttttgattttataaaatatttgagatATCGAACTACAAACATACAGAACGTTTTAGAGCTATTTAGTTTGTTGATCAACATTAAATAAGTTTATATAttgtacttaaaaaaataaacaaaaaatctaACTAAAAATGTACAGTTCCAAAATTTAGAGCAacctttaaaatgaaaattaaattaaatttaaatgataataTGGACAGTACAAATCATGATTTATAATGCataatttatacatattttattaatttgttattatggtatttatatttaagctCTCGCGGCAACGAATATGCTCTGCGACTTTACAATTGCAGGGTACCAAGATACCAAATACGCCGCAAAAGCAACATGTGTTTtttacgcacacacacacacacgccgttTGCCGGCATTTACATAAGCTGGAGTACATAGCAATGCCAATAAGAAGTCGTGCTCGAAGTTGGCTCGCAGTGTCCGTACATACGAACGTGTGGGTGTGCCTGTCTGGCAACATGTTGCGCGGGCACAATACGCTTCTGATTGGAGTGGACGGTGCTTATCAAGTGGCttaatttgttgttattgcgCCTCGCGGTTTGTTTACACAGATAAAAGAAGAGCGACTCGgcgcgcctgtgtgtgtgtgcgtaagCACGTGTGAAGTTCGCCGCGGTTCCAGTTGGAAACCGGTTTGTCAGCGCCTGTGcgagcaacaataacaacggcTCAGGGCAGGAGTTTCGGTCAATTTGCGTGATTTCGCTGAGGCGCACTTGTATTCACGTTCGCTTCGATCCGAATCCTTTGCACGCACTCTGCAATGACAGTCACACTTACGATTCCTTGTGCTCCAAGCTCTCGCACGCGCTCTCCCTCACACTCGGCTGCACTTGTAGTCGTGAACACGTTTTGGTTTCGATTTGAACGCGCCGCTGGCCGCTTGCTTCGCGATCCCGTTATCAGAGCTGGCAACTTCGCACTGCTGCAATGTGGCTAAGCATTTAACAGTGTTTGCTTGCAAATTGGCCCCAATTAGCGAGTGGCAGTTAAAGTCAAACAACCGAATTCAGCGCCTCGTCAAATCGGACTCAGTGTCTAGAAAAGCCTAAAAAATGCCACGGCTGAGGTTTGAGCGGAGACATGACTCACTTTGCTGTTAATTCACCACGATACTTGGTTGACGCATCCGATACATCCACCATGTCATAGCGGAGAAACGAACACTTGACTACTAATTCACCACGATATCGAGTACACAAACCCTTGCCGTAACTCACCACTACAGTTCGTACACTAACCATTTTAGACCATCCGGACAGCCAATACACACTCCCGCCATATTGGATACTTATCGATACATCTGTTCACATTAAAATTCTCAACGTCTTTTGATAAGCACTCAGCTATCGCCTTGTCATCGTCATCGCAATCGTTATCGCCGGCGCTGCGGGgcaaataaatacaacaaaGACAAAACAAACCGAATCTTCAATTAAAAGGTGAGCTTTTCCGGGGTTTAACAGCAGACTTGCCGATGATAAGGGGTCCCCTATCACCAGAACCAGTGAGAATGCAGTGGGCGGCACTCTGTCTGCTGGCCATGGCCGCGATGAGCTTGGCGGGGCCTCCGGCTTCCCTGGACACGGACACCGCTTTCCTGACGCCCGGCACCACCATAAATGTGACGGAGAACGCCTACGGATCGAAGACGCTGCGCACCTACTGCTACCCGGGCAAGCGGCACTCCGTGCTCAACCTCTTCGAGACGGTGGAGTTCGTCCTGGCCATCGGCAGCGAGGACTATGCCCAGTACGGCGGCAAGTCGCCGGCGGAGGTGCTGGAGCACTACAACGAGCAGCGCTCGCTGTTCAGCATCACCCTGTTCTCGCAGAAGCGCCAGCGCATCCAGCTCTCGCCCTTCGAGCAGCAGTGCATCGGCATCTCCTCCAGGCAGCCGTACAGCGTCATCCTGAACACCGTCCAGTTGGACCTGTGGCGCTTCGTCCAGTTCTCACTCGGCCTGCTGGCCTTCTGGAGCGCCCGGCGGCTGGCCAAGAACAGTGTGTTCTACTACCTGGCCGGCGTCGTCATCGGCATCTGCGCCTCCCTGCTGGTGGTCATCTACTTGGCCGCCAAGCTCTTCCCACGCCGCCCCATGATGTACGGCGTCCTGATCGGCGGCTGGACCATTGGCTTCTATGTCCTCAAGCagctggcggacaacctgcGACTGATCCTGCTCACCTACCGCGACCATGTGGTGTGGTACCTGGTGGTCACCGGGCTGATCTCGTTCCTGGTGCGTATTGAATTGGGAATTCCTACTTATTGTGCGGATTAGGAGTAGCATAACTATTTACTCCCTTTGTTCGTATTCCACCAGATTTGCTACCGCATTGGCCCGCCCAAGAATCCGCGCTCCCAGAACATCATCATGTGGGTGCTGCAGGCGATGGGCGGCGTCCTGGTCTACTTCAGCAGCTGGCACACTAGCGCCTTGATCTTCCTCATGGTGGTGGCCTTTGTGGCCCACTATTTCCCCCCCTCGTGGGTGCGCTATGCCAAGATGATGTACCGCCGCCGCTTTCCCCCCAAGCGACGACTGCTCACCCAGGAGGAGTACCAACAGCAGACGGCCCTGGAGACCTCGAAGTCCCTGGCGGAACTGAGGAAATTCGTCAACAGCCCGGAGTGCAAGCAGTGGACTGTGATCAGCAACCTGCGCAATCCCATGCGCTTCGCCTCGTTCGCCAATGGAGCACCGCATCTGGACGACGAGGAGATCGAGGACTACTCGCGGGCCATTGAGGAGTCCATGGAGGCGTCGCCGCAGGAGGATCCCGAGGAGTTCCTGCAGTGCAGCATGTACTACCGTCCGTCGGCGGGTCGCAGACTGCTCAACCGCTCGCGCCACCGCGTCAACATACCGCTGCCGAACTCCCAGTTTCGCCATCGACTGGCCGCTCCCGAGTCGGAGGACGAGGACGGGGAGAGCGAGGACGAGTTCTTGGAGCAGGAACAGCCCTTACAGTAGCCCAGCAGCTAAACCAAAAACTCATTAGGCTAAGTTCAGACTATCGCAGTGTGTTTTGTCTCGCACCAACTTCCCACCATGTACGTATTTCGTTCAACGCATTTCTGTTCGTTAAGTCTGagtttcttaaacttttttgttcTTTACGTGTTCTGACTGGACTGAAACGCACTGTACTTACCCATTTAAAACCCATTTTCAACGTGACTGGTTAggaattaaacaaaattattgattGTACAAGATCATGTGTCTTTACTTCCACTAAAACCGTTCGGCAGAGATTGAGGTTCACAAACTACGGCCATCTCGCTCACTTCGGCGGAGCGCAGTCGATCGGCAGCCACTGACAAGCCCCCGATGGAGGCGTGTGCATCTGCCCGGGCAGCATCTTCACCAGCCGGCGCTCGTTGTCGTGCTTCTCGGCGGCGCAGAGCGTGAGGTCGCGCTGCCGGAAGATGAGGGCGTCCTCCACGTAGGCGATGGTCCAGAAACTGGTCGACGAACTGGGACTGCCGGAGCGCAGGGCCCCCAGCCGGTTGCCCTCGGAGGGATCCACGAAGTAGTACCACTTGAAGAGCTCGCCGCGCAGCGTGAAGACCGGCGTGGCGTGCTGCTCCTGGACAAAGGCGCGCATCAGGCCCGCGGAGTCGGTGTAGTTCTGCTCGTGCCAGGCGAAGACCTGCCTGCCATTGAGCCCGTAGTTCCATTCGTCCGTTATCGTGGTGTATATGTACTCGCGATCGGAACGGCTCAGCAGGCAGAAGCCCTGCGGATGGAAAAGCAGCGCCAGGACGGGGGGCAGGCTCTCGGCCAGCCCCTCCACTCGCTTCTGCAGACCTGCATCCACGCTGGCGTACATGTAATGGGTCCTTATCTTGCTGACCATGTGGGCCATGTTGAAGAGGAACGCCTCGCTGCTGTCGTGCATGGCCTGATAGCGCCAGAACAGCACCACCTCCGCCTCGATCATCATGCGGAAGCTCACCTCATCGCGATCCGCGAAGAGTTTCTCCAGCTGCTGCACCAGCCTGTCCGGTGGCCGATGGAAGTACACATCCTCGATGGCGTGCACCAGGATGTCCCTGACCAGGGCGGGCTCTACGCTGGCCGCTATATACATGCCGTACATCTGGATGTTCTCCTCGGCGTTCAGCAGATTGGCCAGCCGCTGCGACATGAGGCTCCTCAGGTGGCGACGCACCTCCTGCTGCAGCTCACAGGCGGCCCGACCCGTGGCCCCGCTGGTGCACTGCATCTCGTCGCGGATGAAGAGGCCCAGCTGGCTGTACAGGCCCTTAACCTTGTCCGTGTCCGTGGCGAAGTCGGAGCGAATGGCGCCCCAGATGCTCTGGAAGACCTGCAGCTTGTCCGCGCGGTTGGCACTCCGCCGGATGGTCAACTGAAATGACGGAAAATGTTGACTTagaaaccattttttaaaaaagttggaTTGAAAAGTTTGTTTTATATGAGATGTCATATTAGAAACAAAATACATATAGAGATTATGGTATGGAATCATAAGACATATTGATCCTATAATACTATATAACGAAAATGATGTCTTTAGACATCAAGATTATGAATTGCTCCTATAATATGATCTTGTTTAGTTCTTTACGAAGTCTACTACATTTTCCATATCACACTACCATATAATTTGGTTTATAAACAAACCTGAATATCGTCCAGATCGGGTTCCAGGGACAGCACGTCGCCCAGAACCAGTGGGGCACaaaggaggagcagcagcagttgcatcTCGGAGAATGATTATTTGCCTACTGATTAGCAGGATTGGATTGCGGCCCCCGTTGCCTTATCGGCTCCCGGCGAGAGGTCACCGCAGGTCCATCTTGATTTGCTTGGCGCTGTCGTCGCTGGGACTCTCCTGCAGCGGTCGTTTCTGCCCCACCATGGCCACCGACCTGATGCGCTGCGTCAAATGTTCTACTTCCATGGGAATGGGAttgggatggggatggggatgggcaGTCCGATCGCGAGGTTCCCGCTCTCTCCTGGGTCTGGGCACCACGAATCTCCGGTAGATATCCTCCAGCCGATCCTGCGCCAGTCCCTCCATATCGGGCAGGTGTATCTCCCTCTGCAGTGTTACCATAGATTTTACTTTTCCAAAAGCTTACCTTGAATAAAGAACTCACCTTTTTGAGTTCCTTCATCATATCCTCTCTAGATAGATCAAGCTCCATTCCCCTGAGCAATTATTTTAACAGATGATCACGGTGTAAACAATCGGGACCCACTGGGTTCCCTATCTTATCGATAGAGCGATGGGAATTCTAGGTAGAGCCCGCACCCGATACATCGATAAGttactttttgaaaattataaattaaatttgatgtgtaattaataatttaaaagccataaatttccaaaataaatcaaaaataattagaTATGTATATATTCCCATCTGATTATTAGAAAACCCTCTCAAATCCGGCAAAtctcaatatttttaagaacctTCCGGTTGTTTTCTgcaagttttttaaataatggtCGAGTCACTCAAGACACATAAGTTGTTTTATCtttatttgaaattgattttagcAATCGCtatgtttatatataatttttcgactataatttcatttaaatattatggtTGTTGCGTGAAGGCTTAATCgattagtttaaaataaattcattaacaATTCGTTTCAACAAAATAGGTTTTGTTCGTAGGTGTATCTGATAATACGTAATTAGCGTAAATAATTGGAACTTGCTGAAAGTCGCCTCGTGGATGCATTCAGTGCCGAAACCTCCAGCGGTCTGTCCTACACATACATATGTCTATATAAATCGCCCGATCTGATATATCCTTACAATACAAATGGTATAAGTTCTTTACACATAATTAAAGCAAACTGCTCGTAATTCGCTTCCCTCCGGCTCGCTCCTCGAGGCCCAAATCAAATCCGAATGGTACAAATCAAGGGGAATcctttgaaataaatataacctTTTCCTGGGTTGCCTATGTCCTCCTCCGCGGGGGTTCCTCTATGTGCCTCTGCTTCCATTAAAAATTTACTTGCGTTACGTTTTTGAAACTCCCTAAACTTTGGTATAATATCGGTATCGTATCGCTCGATCAGTAGCTAGTTGC containing:
- the LOC108024037 gene encoding nuclear envelope integral membrane protein 1 isoform X1, translated to MIRGPLSPEPVRMQWAALCLLAMAAMSLAGPPASLDTDTAFLTPGTTINVTENAYGSKTLRTYCYPGKRHSVLNLFETVEFVLAIGSEDYAQYGGKSPAEVLEHYNEQRSLFSITLFSQKRQRIQLSPFEQQCIGISSRQPYSVILNTVQLDLWRFVQFSLGLLAFWSARRLAKNSVFYYLAGVVIGICASLLVVIYLAAKLFPRRPMMYGVLIGGWTIGFYVLKQLADNLRLILLTYRDHVVWYLVVTGLISFLICYRIGPPKNPRSQNIIMWVLQAMGGVLVYFSSWHTSALIFLMVVAFVAHYFPPSWVRYAKMMYRRRFPPKRRLLTQEEYQQQTALETSKSLAELRKFVNSPECKQWTVISNLRNPMRFASFANGAPHLDDEEIEDYSRAIEESMEASPQEDPEEFLQCSMYYRPSAGRRLLNRSRHRVNIPLPNSQFRHRLAAPESEDEDGESEDEFLEQEQPLQ
- the LOC108024037 gene encoding nuclear envelope integral membrane protein 1 isoform X2; this encodes MQWAALCLLAMAAMSLAGPPASLDTDTAFLTPGTTINVTENAYGSKTLRTYCYPGKRHSVLNLFETVEFVLAIGSEDYAQYGGKSPAEVLEHYNEQRSLFSITLFSQKRQRIQLSPFEQQCIGISSRQPYSVILNTVQLDLWRFVQFSLGLLAFWSARRLAKNSVFYYLAGVVIGICASLLVVIYLAAKLFPRRPMMYGVLIGGWTIGFYVLKQLADNLRLILLTYRDHVVWYLVVTGLISFLICYRIGPPKNPRSQNIIMWVLQAMGGVLVYFSSWHTSALIFLMVVAFVAHYFPPSWVRYAKMMYRRRFPPKRRLLTQEEYQQQTALETSKSLAELRKFVNSPECKQWTVISNLRNPMRFASFANGAPHLDDEEIEDYSRAIEESMEASPQEDPEEFLQCSMYYRPSAGRRLLNRSRHRVNIPLPNSQFRHRLAAPESEDEDGESEDEFLEQEQPLQ
- the LOC108024038 gene encoding uncharacterized protein LOC108024038, translating into MQLLLLLLCAPLVLGDVLSLEPDLDDIQLTIRRSANRADKLQVFQSIWGAIRSDFATDTDKVKGLYSQLGLFIRDEMQCTSGATGRAACELQQEVRRHLRSLMSQRLANLLNAEENIQMYGMYIAASVEPALVRDILVHAIEDVYFHRPPDRLVQQLEKLFADRDEVSFRMMIEAEVVLFWRYQAMHDSSEAFLFNMAHMVSKIRTHYMYASVDAGLQKRVEGLAESLPPVLALLFHPQGFCLLSRSDREYIYTTITDEWNYGLNGRQVFAWHEQNYTDSAGLMRAFVQEQHATPVFTLRGELFKWYYFVDPSEGNRLGALRSGSPSSSTSFWTIAYVEDALIFRQRDLTLCAAEKHDNERRLVKMLPGQMHTPPSGACQWLPIDCAPPK
- the LOC108024039 gene encoding uncharacterized protein LOC108024039; protein product: MELDLSREDMMKELKKREIHLPDMEGLAQDRLEDIYRRFVVPRPRREREPRDRTAHPHPHPNPIPMEVEHLTQRIRSVAMVGQKRPLQESPSDDSAKQIKMDLR